In one Mycobacterium sp. NBC_00419 genomic region, the following are encoded:
- a CDS encoding sugar transferase → MNNRFASWQYGYARRLVAIDFFGVVAAVGLAHWVRFGKMPVVPRTPQGPSYTAVSLMIAVAWLAALYVARSRSVRIIGAGAEEYRRVWAATLSVFGGVAIVSMLFKLEIARGYLLVALPAGMVILALMRWSVRRSLIRARMKHGRYITRVLAVGSVPAVRDLTQSLAREQWSEYQVVGACIPGPNIHTYVDVPGVRKVPTFGDESNVVEAVLATGCQAVAVTATERLHSRAIRDLSWELEKLDVDLLVAPGVADIAGPRLQMRPVSGLPLIHVEKPQYDGAKRFQKRVFDVAFSSAVLLCGLPFLVVVALAIKLTSAGPILYRSSRIGLDGKPFVMLKFRTMVDGADRMVDKLARHNDFQGGVLFKLHDDPRVTTVGRYLRKYSIDELPQFMNVLKREMSVVGPRPPLAKEVKSYDAYAMRRLLVRPGITGLWQVSGRSDLSWEDTVRLDLFYVENWSMVADLLIAMKTMKAVFSHSGAY, encoded by the coding sequence CTGAACAACAGATTTGCTTCGTGGCAGTACGGATACGCACGTCGCCTCGTCGCCATCGACTTTTTCGGAGTTGTTGCCGCGGTTGGGCTCGCACACTGGGTACGGTTCGGCAAAATGCCGGTCGTACCGCGAACTCCGCAGGGCCCCAGCTACACTGCGGTCTCGCTGATGATTGCCGTCGCATGGTTGGCGGCGCTGTACGTTGCCCGATCCCGCTCGGTACGTATCATCGGCGCCGGCGCAGAAGAGTATCGGCGAGTCTGGGCGGCGACCCTGTCCGTGTTCGGTGGGGTTGCGATCGTGTCGATGCTGTTCAAACTCGAGATCGCCAGGGGCTATCTGCTTGTGGCCCTCCCGGCAGGGATGGTCATTCTCGCCCTGATGCGCTGGTCGGTCCGCCGCTCACTGATCAGAGCCCGGATGAAGCACGGCCGCTACATCACTCGCGTACTGGCTGTCGGCAGCGTTCCCGCTGTTCGTGATCTGACTCAGTCCCTTGCCCGTGAGCAGTGGTCGGAATACCAGGTCGTCGGTGCGTGCATTCCCGGACCCAACATCCATACCTACGTTGACGTACCCGGCGTCAGGAAGGTCCCGACGTTCGGTGACGAATCCAATGTGGTGGAAGCCGTCCTGGCAACCGGCTGCCAAGCCGTAGCGGTCACGGCGACCGAGCGCCTCCACAGCCGCGCAATCCGTGATCTGTCATGGGAACTCGAGAAGCTCGACGTCGACCTCCTCGTCGCGCCCGGTGTCGCCGACATCGCCGGACCACGGCTTCAGATGCGTCCGGTGTCCGGGCTTCCGCTGATCCACGTCGAGAAGCCGCAGTATGACGGCGCCAAGCGCTTTCAGAAGCGCGTCTTCGACGTCGCGTTCTCCTCGGCAGTCCTGCTGTGCGGCTTGCCATTCCTCGTCGTTGTCGCACTCGCCATCAAGCTGACGAGTGCAGGACCAATCCTGTACCGATCGAGCCGCATCGGTCTGGATGGCAAGCCGTTCGTCATGCTCAAGTTCCGGACGATGGTCGATGGCGCTGACCGCATGGTCGACAAATTGGCGCGCCACAACGATTTCCAGGGCGGGGTACTGTTCAAGCTTCACGACGATCCGCGAGTGACCACCGTGGGGCGGTATCTGCGCAAGTACAGCATTGACGAACTGCCCCAGTTCATGAATGTCCTCAAGCGCGAGATGAGCGTCGTCGGACCGCGCCCCCCGCTGGCCAAAGAGGTCAAGTCGTACGACGCTTACGCGATGCGTCGACTGCTCGTACGTCCTGGCATCACTGGCCTGTGGCAGGTGAGCGGTCGCTCCGACCTGTCGTGGGAGGACACCGTCCGGCTCGATCTGTTCTACGTCGAGAACTGGTCGATGGTCGCCGATCTGCTGATCGCCATGAAGACGATGAAAGCGGTGTTCTCGCACTCTGGGGCGTACTGA